The Agrobacterium vitis sequence GAAGCGCGGCCATGTCACTATCCACGCAAACGGTGCGACGGTGGCCAATCTGCTGGCACCTACACTGGCCGATTTCAGTCTGGTCTATCCCAATATTCGGTTTTCGGTGACCATTTCCAGCGCCGGTCAGGCGATGGAGGCCTTGTCGAGCGCCAAGGCGGACATGGCCGTTACCCTGTTTTCAGAGCCTGATCCGGGTATAAGGGTGCGGGCACGGGCGCAAATCATTTATGATGTCATCGCTGCCAGCCACCATCCGGCCGCGCGCCTGGTGGAAATGACCGTCACCGAGCTTGCCCGCTTTCCACTGGCGGTGCCGGATGGGTCCTTTGGTGCGCGCCGCGCCTTCGATGCTTGGTTTTCCAAGGCCGGTCTGGAGCTTGATCCGGTCTTCGTGACCGGCTCGCTGGAAATGCAGCGTGAACTGGTGTTGCGCGGTGCAGCCCTGACGCTGCTGCCAGCCCAGACGGTGGCGCGTGAGCGCCGGTCCGGCGAGCTGGTGGTTATCCCGATTGCCGGTGGGGCGGGTATCCGCACACCCATCGATCTGTGCGTCGCCGGTGACCGGCAATTGTCGTTTGCTGCTTCCAAGCTGGTGGATGCGGTTGAGCGGTTCATGCGCGAGCAGATGGGGAAATGAAGAATTGCGTGTAGCGTTTTGCGCTCCACGCAGAACACAAAAAACCGCATTGTGTGGTTGCTTGCGAAATGACAATATTTTCGGCAATGACGCCACCCGTGGTAAACACGGAAAAACGAGCGTTCACGAAGGGGAATTTGACGATGGTTCATGCACGCTTTTTCAAGCCGGGCACTTTGCGTTGCATCGCGTTGATGACGCTGGCGGCGACGACAGTGTCGCTTGTCGGCCCCGGCCTGGCGACGGCGGCCCAGAGGACGCTGACACTCGGCATGAATATCGAGCCGACCGGGCTTGATCCGACGGTGGCAGCCCCTGTGGCAATCGGCCAGGTGACCTGGCAGAATATTTTCGAAGGGCTGGTTGCTATCGACCGTGACGGCAAGATCGTCCCGCAACTGGCGAAAAGCTGGGAGATCTCCCCCGACGGTCTCACCTATACGTTCAAGCTCCAGGAGGGCGTGACCTTCCACGATGGCGAGGCATTCGATTCCTCCGTGGCGAAATTCACGCTCGACCGGGCGCGTGGCCCGGACTCGACCAATGGACAGAAACGGTTTTTCAGTGCCATCGACAGCATCGAGACGCCAGATAAGGCAACGCTGGTCTTGAAGCTGAAGGAACCGGCGGGCTCGCTGCTCTACTGGCTGGGCTGGCCCGCCTCCGTGATGGTTGCCCCGAAAACTGCTGCTGACGACAAGACCAATCCCATCGGCACCGGCCCATTCAAATTCGTCAGCTGGGCCAAGGGCGACCGGGTGGAGCTTGCCGCCAACCCTGATTACTGGAACAAGCAGGTGAAGCTTGGCCTCGACAAGGTGGTGTTCCGCTTCATTCCCGATGCCCAGGCCCAGGCGGCGGCTCTGAAATCCGGCGGCGTCGATGCCTTTCCAGAGTTCAGCGCGCCGGAACTGATGGACAGTTTCAAGGACGACGCCAAGCTTGCGACTGTTATCGGCAATACCGAGTTGAAGGTCGTGGCGGGCATGAACAACACCCGCAAGCCGTTCAACGACAAGCGCGTGCGCCAGGCGCTGATGATGGCGATTGATCGTTCGACGCTGGTGGAAGGCGCGTGGTCCGGCTACGGCACTGTGATCGGCAGCCATTATACGCCGAACGATCCGGGCTATATCGATACAACCAAGGTCCTGCCCTATAACCCGGAAAAGGCTAAGGCGCTTCTGGAGGAAGCTGGCTATCCGAATGGGTTCAGCTTCACCATCAAGACCCCGCAAATGACCTATGCGCCGCGCAGCGCCGAAATCATGCAGGCCATGCTGGCCGAAATCGGCGTGACGATGACGATAGAACCCACAGAGTTTCCCGGAAAATGGGTCTCGGATGTGTTCAAGGGTACGGATTACGACATGACCATTGTTGCTCATGCCGAGCCTGTTGATATCGATATCTATGCCCGCGACCCCTATTATTTCAACTATAAGAACCCGGTCTTCAACGAGACGATCAAGAAAATCCAGGCCACATCCGATCCGGCGGCCCAGGCCACGCTTTACGGTCAGGCGCAGCAGATTCTTGCCGAGGATGTGCCAGCGCTCTACCTGTTCGTGATGCCGAAGCTTGGTGTGTGGAACAAGAAGATCAAGGGCTTGTGGGAGAACGAACCGATCCCCGCCAATGTTCTGACGGATGTGCATTGGGAGGATTGATCCTGATCGGCGATGACCTGAAACGGTCATCGCCCTCCCGATGTGAAGGCACATTGGCCTGATACAAGTGCACGTGGGATTGACTGCTTCGTCCTTGCACGGAGCCGGTCCCCAAAAATCCGTGCGGAAGGAAAACCAGAGATGCTTGCCCTTATTCTCAGGCGGCTGGGCGGCCTTGTCCTGACACTGGCTGCCGTGTCCATCCTGATTTTTATCCTGATGGATGTGCTGCCCGGCGATCCCGCCGCCGTCATGCTCGGCACCTCGGCAAGCCCCGATACGCTGGCGGCGCTGCGCCATGAGCTTGGCCTCGATCAACCGCTGGCGATCCGCTATCTGCACTGGTTGGCAGGCGCCCTGACAGGGGATTTGGGTCAGTCCTATACCTATGGCGTGCCGGTGGCTGGCCTGATCGGCGAGCGCCTGACCGTCACGCTGCCTTTGGCGGTGATGGCGATCCTTCTGTCCATGGCAATCGCCATCCCGATGGGTGTCGCTTCGGCCTCCCGCCGCAATAGCGGTTTCGATTATACGGCTGGCTTTCTGTCGCAACTGTTCATCGCCGTTCCGGGCTTCTGGGTCGGCCTGTTGCTGGTGCTTGGCTTTTCCATCGGTCTTGGCTGGATGCCGGCTGGAGGCTTTGCCGGATGGCAGGCAGGGTTTGGCCCGGCACTGCTGTCGCTGACCCTGCCAGCCGTCGCACTGGCGCTGCCACAGGCAGGCGTATTGACCCGAGTCACCCGCTCGGCGGTGCTTGACGTGATGAACGAGGATTTCGTCCGCACCGCCCGCGCCAAGGGCCTGACACGGCGGGCGGCTTTGTGGCGTCATGCGGTACCGAATGCGCTGGTGCCGGTCATGACCATTCTTGGCCTGCAATTCACCTTCCTGATCGCCGGGGCCATCCTGATTGAAAATGTCTTCAACCTGCCGGGGCTGGGGCGGCTTGCCTATCAGGCGCTGAACCAGCGCGACATCATCGTCATGCAGGATGTCGTCCTGTTCTTCGCAGGCCTGGTCATCATCATGAATTTCCTTGTCGATCTCTCTTATCTCGTGCTGGACCCAAGATTGCGGGGCAGGGGCAAATGACCACGACCGTGACAACCTCAAAACCGTCTACCAGACGGCTCACCCGTCTCTTTCTTCGCCCGACATTGCTGATCGGCGGGCTGATTATCATCCTGCTGGTGGCGATTGCCCTTCTGTCGCTGGTCTGGACACCGCTGCCGCCGACCCGCATGCAGATCGTCTACAAGCTGAAGCCGCCGCTGGTGCATGGCTTGCTGGGAACCGACCAGCTTGGCCGCGACCTGACCTCCATGCTGATGGTCGGCGCCTGGAACTCCCTGTCGACCGCCTTGGCGGCGGTGGTGCTTGGGGCGGGCGTCGGCACGCTGTTCGGCGTTACGGTTGCGGCGCGGCGCGGCATGGTCGAGGCGCTGACCATGCGGATCAATGATGTGATCTTCGCCATTCCGCCGATCCTGTCGGCCATGATGCTCGGCGCTCTGCTCGGCACGGGGCGGTTTACCGCCATTATCGCCATCGCGGTGTTCATGGTGCCGGTTTTTGCCCGCGTCACCGCCAGCGCGGCCCTTCAGGTCTGGTCGCGGGATTATGTGCTGGCGGCACGCGCCGCAGGCAAGGGTCAGGTGTTGATCACCGTCGAACATGTTCTTCCCAATATTGCCAGCCAGATCATCGTGCAGGTTGCCATCCAGCTTGGCCTGGCCATTCTGACCGAGGCGGGCTTGAGCTTTCTGGGGCTCGGCATGCCGCCACCAGCCCCCACCTGGGGGCGGATGCTGGCTGATTCCCAGACCTATCTGGCTGCCGCGCCCTGGCTTGCCATCCTGCCAGGCCTCGCCATCGCGCTCACCGTGCTTGGCTTCAATATGCTGGGCGATGGACTGCGCGATCTTCTCGACCCGCGTGAAAAGGGGCGCTCATGAGCGAACAACCGTTGCTCTCCATCCGCGATCTGTCCATTTCGGTGGATCTCCCCGATGGCCGTTCCACACCCATTATCGATGACCTGAGTTTTGATCTGCGGGCTGGAGAAACGCTTGGTATTGTCGGTGAAAGTGGCTCTGGAAAATCACTGGCATCGCTGGCGGTCATCGGACTTTTGCCCCGCGTTGCGCGCCCGACTGGCCAGATCCTGCTGGACGGAGAGGACTTGTTGAGCGCTAGCGAAGACCGGCTGTGCAAGATCCGTGGCAACCGGATCGGCATGATCTTCCAGGAGCCGTTGACAGCGCTTAATCCGGCGATGACCGTTGGCGACCAGATTGCCGAAGGCCTGGTCTGGCATCGCGGTCTCAGCTGGCGGCAGGCGCGCCGCGAGGCGGTGGAGCTTCTCGATCAGGTCCGTATTCCCGATGCCAAGCGGCGGGCCGTGACCTACCCGCATGAAATGTCCGGCGGCCAGCGCCAGCGGGTCGGCATCGCCATCGCGCTGGCCTTGAAACCGGCACTGATGATCGCCGACGAGCCGACCACGGCGCTCGATGTGACGGTTCAGGCCGAAGTGCTGGATATTCTCGATGATCTCGTGCGCGAATACCGGATGGCGCTGATCCTCGTCAGCCACGATCTCGGCGTCATCGCCCGCATGTGCGACCGAACCCTGGTTCTCTATGCCGGAAGGCGGATGGAGGAAGGCCCGACCCGCGATGTTCTGACCTCTCCGCTCAATCCCTATACGCGCGGCCTGCTATCCGCGGTGCCTAAGCGGGTGCCTGGAAAGGACGGCGAGCAAGGCAGGCTTGCCACCATTCCCGGCACGGTTCCAGGGTTTGCACAGCTGCCGGAAGGCTGCTGTTTTTCCGACCGTTGTCCTGATGTGATGACGGAATGTCGTCTCACTGCGCCGGGCTGGTCGAGGCATGGGGAGGATCGCGGCGTGCGCTGTCTGCGCGCTGAGCAAGGGGAGATCCGCGGATGACCGACACCAGCCTTCTCGATATCCGCATGCTTGCCCGCGACTATACCAGCCGTCCGCTGTTCGGGAAGCCGCATAACAGCCGGGCGCTGGACGAGGTTTCGCTGACGATTGGGCGCGGTGAGATCTATGGCATTGTCGGCGAAAGCGGCTGCGGCAAATCCACCCTAGCCCGGCTGGTGATGGCGCTTGATCGTCCGACATCAGGCCATGTCCTGTTTGATGGCGACGATCTGTTTTCGCTGTCGCCAGAAGCGCTGAAGCGTAAGCGGCAGGCCTTCCAGATGGTGTTTCAGGACCCGTTCGGCTCGCTTGATCCACGCCAGACCATCGGGCGGATCATCGCCGAACCCTTGCATGTGCTGACGCCAAAACCTGGCAAGATAGCAATCCGCGACAAAGTCGCCGCCATGCTGGAAAGCGTCGGCTTGCAGGCAGGTCATGCACAACGCTATCCGCATGAGTTTTCCGGCGGCCAGCGCCAGCGCATCGCCATTGCCCGCGCCTTGATCACCGAACCAAAACTTGTGGTGGCCGATGAGGCGGTCTCGGCGCTCGATCTCTCTGTCCAGGGGCAGGTTCTCAACCTATTGACGGATCTGCGCCGCATACGCGGCGTCAGCTTTCTGTTCATCACCCATAATCTGGCGGTGGTGGATTGTATCGCTGATCGGGTCGGGGTGATGTATCGCGGCAGGCTGGTGGAGCAGGGACCGGCCCATGCGGTTTTCGAGCAGCCCCTGCATCCCTATACGAAAATTCTGGCTGATGCCGAGCCAAGCGTTCACCGTTTCGGCAGGCCGCAAAAGCCTGCCCCTCTGCCTGATATCAGCGGCGATCCCGATATCGGCTGCGCGTTCCGTGCGCGCTGTCCGCTGGCGCAGACACGTTGCACCATTGAGCCGCCAGTGCTGCGGGAGATCATGCCCGGACGTGAGGCGGCCTGCCATCGTGCCGAGGTGATGGCAGGGACCGATAGCTTCATCCGATAAAGACCAAAGATAGAGAAAGCCAGGAATGACCGATCTTGTTGATTTGACCATCCGGGAGCTGATTGCCGGTTTCAGCGCCAAGACGTTGTCGCCGGAAGACTATTGGAACGCCGTCGAGGCCCGGATCGATGCTTTCGAGCCGTCTGTTCAGGCGCTTTACCTCTATGATCCCCAAAGCGCCCGCGCCCAGGCCCGCGCCTCGACGGATCGCTGGCAGCGCGGCGCGTCGCTTGGCCCGCTCGACGGCATTCCTGTCTCACTGAAGGAGCTGATTGCCACCAAAGGCCAGCCGGTGCCGCTCGGCACGGCCGCTGTCGATCTCGTACCGGCTGCGGCAGACGCGCCGATTGCGGCCCGGATGCGCGAGGATGGGGCGGTGATTTTCGCCAAGACCACGTGCCCGGATTACGGCATGCTGTCTTCCGGCCTGTCGAGTTTTCATCCGCTCAGCCGCAATCCCTGGGATCTGAGCCAAAATCCTGGTGGCTCCAGCGCCGGTGCGGCAGCGGCGGGGGCTGCCGGGTTCGGCCCGCTGCATATCGGCACGGATATTGGCGGCTCGGTGCGCCTGCCCGCCGGATGGACCGGGCTGTTCGGCTTTAAGCCCAGCCATGGTCGCATCCCGGTCGATCCCTATTATGTCGGGCGTTGCGCCGGGCCAATGACCCGCTGTGTCGATGATGCCGCCTATTCGATGATGACCTTGGCCCGCCCGGACTGGCGCGACGGCACCAGCCTGCCTCCTGAGGCGATCAACTGGCTGGACGAGGATATCGATATCAGCGGCATGAAAATCGGTGTCATGTTGGACGCTGGCTGCGGTCTTGCAGCTGAACCAGAGGTGCGCGAGGCAATTATCGCTGCCGCCAGGCGCTTCGAGGCGGCAGGGGCCGAGGTTTTCGAGGTAGGCCCGGTGATGAACCGCGCCATGCTGGATGGGCTGGATGTGTTCTGGCGGGCAAAATTCTGGGGCGATATTGCCGCGCTCAGCACGGAAAAGCGACAGATGATCCTGCCCTACATCTATGAATGGGCCGAGGGTGGTGCCAATGTCAGCGGTGTCGATGCGGTTAAGGGCTTTGGCCAGACCATCGAGATGCGCAAGACCTGCGGCGCGCTGTTTACCCGCGTCGATGCGGTTCTGTCGCCGGTCAATCCGGTCGTTTCCTACCCGGCAGAGTGGGCCTCGCCGACCAATGATCCGCAAAAGCCATTCGAGCATATCGGCTTCACCGTGCCGTGGAACATGTCGGAACAGCCTGCGGCATCGATCAATTGCGGCTTTTCAAACAGCGGCATGCCGATTGGCTTGCAGATTGTCGGTCCGCGATTTGCCGATCTGACCGTGCTGAAACTGTCGAAACTGTTTGAAAGCTGGACCGGGCGGATCAGCACTTGGCCGCAGCCGCCACGGTCTTGAGGGGCTTATACAAAGGTTCATTGAAAGTGACTCTTTGTGTTCTTCACAATACACGACGCAAACGTTTTCATGTGCCGCTTACCCCCCTCTGTCCTGCCGGACATCTCCCCCTCACGGGGGGAGATCGGATAGACTTTTCCGCCCAACTTATCGACTACCGTCGTGATCTCCGACATTTTGAACGCTAAATGTGAAGCGAAACGCTCGCTCCGAGTCGATCTCCCTCCTTGAGGGGGAGATGCCTGGCAAGGCAGAGGGGGGTAAGCGGCAGATAAAAACCTTTGCATTGTGTACTGTGCATATTTTCAATGTCTTCAAGTCGGGGATGCGTCAGCATCTTCGAGACTTGGTATTATTGAGGCTCAAAGGCTGGCAATATACGCCCGCCAGCCACCCAAATGCGTAATATCCTCCGCACCTTCGACCGCTGAAGGCTCGACGAGAAAGCCCTTGGCGCTCGAACCGTCATCGAGGAATACCGTGCCGATACACATCGGCGAAGGGATCATGTTGACGAACTGGCCGAAGCCTGCGGGTGTGAGCTGCCAGATTTCCACGGCAATCGCGGCACCTTGCTCGACCCGGACGAGGCCGGGCTTGGGCGGTGTCTGGTTGGGCAGGGCAAACAGTTTGTAGCTGGCCGATGTTGTTCCAGCCCGTAGGAACCTGGCGTTGAGGCTGGTCAGTTGGTGATTGAGCGGCATGCCGGACAGATGTGCGCCGACGACGATGACAGGGATCAAACCCTCGGCCTTTTCTACGGGCATTTTAAGTGCTTGCGGCAGCGGCCATCCGGTGGCGCCGACGGTGGTGCAAAGGCGGTTGTGCAAGGCAGAACCCAGCGCTGCGGTCAGGCCATCGGCCCCGAAGGGTGCCAGCAGCGTGACGCTGGATGGCAGTCCATCGCCGCGTGTGCCGGTCGGCACGGCAATGCCGCACATGTCCAGAAGATTGACGAAATTGGTATAGGTGCCGAGGCGTGAATTGGCCTTGATTGGCTCTTCTTGCAGATCGGCCAGTGTGTAATGGGTTGGGGCTGTCGGCACGCAGATCACATCGACGGAGGCGATCACCGGCGTCAACTGCTGCTTCAGCGCTTGCAGCCGGTACATGCCGGAAAACGCATCGGCGGCAGTCAGGGTTTTGGCGGCGCTGTAGATCTTGTGCGTGACCGGATGGAAGCTTTCGGGCTTTGCATCGAAAAATTCTTTGACTGCCGCATAGCGCTCGGCCACCCAGGCGCCTTCATAAAGCAGGTTTGCAACCTCAAAGAAGCCGGAAAACGGCAGGTCTACAAGCGTGTGACCCATGGCCGATAATTCTGTCAGCGCATTATCGAAACTCGCGTCCATAAGGCTATCGCCGAAGAATTCGCGGTCGGCCTTGGCGGGAACGCCAATGCGCAGGACTGGTGCGGAGGCCAACGCATGGCCGGTCGGCATGGAGCGGGAATAAGCGTCCGTTGCGTCGGGTTTCGCGGCGACGGTGAAGACCTTATGAGCATCTTCCACCGTCAGCGCGAAGATCGATACGCAATCGAGGGTGCGGCAGGCGGGGATGACGCCAGTGGCAGACAGCGCCCCGACCGAGGGCTTCAACCCGACAATATTGTTCAAACCCGCCGGAATGCGGCCAGAGCCTGCGGTATCGGTGCCGAGCGCGAAGCTGACAATGCCCTGCGCCGTCGCCACCGCCGAACCGGAACTGGAGCCGCCCGGCACCAGTTTGGGGTCGATTGCGTTGCGGGGAATGGCATGCGGCGTGCGCACGCCGACCAGGCCGGTGGCGAACTGGTCGAGATTGGTCTTGCCGATCACCAGGGCGCCCGCGTCTTTCAACAGGCGCACCACAGTCGCATCGGTTTCGGGCGTATAGGCATAGTCCGGGCAGGCGGCGGTGGTCGGCAGGCCCGCGGCATCGATATTGTCCTTGACGGCAAAAGGAATGCCCCAGAGCGGCTTTGTCTCCGGTGAAAAAGCGCCGAGCGCCTGCGCCTGATCCAGCAGCTCCGCCTTGTCGGAAAGCTTAAGGAAAATGCCGGGATCATTGATGGTGGCGATGCGCGAAAATACCTCTTCGATCATTGCCTGTAGCGTCCAGCCAGAGGCATAGGCGGCGTGAAGCGATGCAATATCAAAAGCTTGAGAAAATGCCATGGATCAATTTTCCAATAGTGTTACGGGGCGATCCCATTGGATCAGGACGGTGCAGCCATCAATGCTCCACACAGAATGTTCAGTGCCTGCCGCATTGACGATATAGGAGCCGGCGCCATAGGTGCCGGTCTCGTCCGACTGACTGCCTTCCAGCACCAGAATGGTTTCCAGCCCTTCGTGGCGGTGGCGGGGAACCGAGGCTCCGGCCTGATAGGCCAGAAGGGCGACGCCGGGCTGGTCGCCCTCAACGCGGCGTATCCAGTGAATGGTCACACCCTCGCGGAAGGGCTCATAGGGCAGGCTTTTCCAGCCCCCGGCCAGCATATTGTCACGGGTCGTTTCAGCCATGGGCAAGCGCCTCCAGAAAGGGGTCGAGATGGGCAGTCCAGCCGACAATGCCGCCTTGGGCGCGGATCATCTCCAGGGTTGATTGTTTGAAGGCCGGGAAATAGCTGGCGGTGGCTTCTTCAATCAGCAGGCAGTCATAGCCCCGGTCATTGGCTTCGCGCATCGTGGTCTGCACGCAGACCTCGGTGGTGACACCGGCAAAGATCAGCTGGGTAATGCCGCGCGCTGTAAGCTCTTCGCCGAGACTGGTTGCATAGAACGCACCCTTGCCGGGCTTTTCGATCACCAACTCACCGTCAACAGGCGCAAGTTCTGGCAGAATTCCGGTGCCGTATTCTCCTGCAATCAGGATGCGGCCCATCGGTCCCTCATCACCTATCCGCAGAGTGGGATTGCCGCGATTGCGCTTGGCATCCGGTAGGTCGGAGAGATCGGGCCTGTGGCATTCCATCGTGTGGATTACGGTAAGGCCGTGGGCGCGGGCCGCCTCCAGCAGGTGTTTGACATCCGGCACGATGGCGCTGACGAGGCTGACATCATTGCCAAGCGTCTCGCCAAAGCCGCCCGGTTCGGTGAAATCGCGCTGCATGTCGATGATGACAAGCGCCGCCTGGTCCAGTTTCAACGGGAAGGCAAAGGGTTGGGCCTTGATATCCACCATCATGCATGTCCTGCCATATGGGCGCCGATCACGGCAATGTCGGCGCCGCGCGCCGGGGTCTCGTACACCAGCCTGCCATCCGACATCACGACAATGCGGTCAGACATTTCCATCAACTCGTCCAGATCCTCGGAAAACAGCAGCACGGCACTGCCATTGTTGCGCGCCTTCATGATCCGGGCGCGGATTTCAGCGACGGCGGAGAAATCCAGACCAAAACATGGGTTGGAGACAACCAGCAGATCGACATCGCCGGTCAGCTCTCGCGCCAGCACGGCGCGCTGCACATTGCCACCCGACAGCGAGGCAATCGGCGAGGCTGGAGAGGCGGTCTTGACCTTGAAATCGGCAATCAACCGCCCGGCTGTCTCGCGCATCGCCTTGGCATTCAGCCAGAACCGGGTCTTTCCCCTGGCATCCACATCAAAATCGCGAAAACTCAGGTTCTCAGCCACCGACATTCTGGGCGCACAGGCATTCAGCAGCGGTTCTTCCGGGATAAAGCGAACATTGGCGGCCCGCGTTTCCTGACGGGTGGTCGTATAGGGCCGGTCCTTGACGGTGATGTCGCCCGCCTCAGCGGGTCGTTGCCCGGCCAGCACTTCGGCCAATTCCTTTTGGCCATTGCCGGAAATGCCGGCAATCCCGACGATTTCGCCAGCTCTGACGTTGAGATCATCAACCTCGATGCTTTTCAAGCCGCTGCGGTCACGGGTTTTCATCCCCCGGATCGCCAGGATGGAGGGGCTGGCGTCTGCGACCGGCAAGCGGCTGTCGAGTTCTGCCAGTTTGACATCGCCGATCATCATGGCCGCCATGTCCTGCGTCGTCAGGTCGGCTGTGCGGCCTGAGCCGACCAGCTTGCCCCGCCGCAGCACAGACACCGCATCCGCGAATTTGCGCACCTCATGGAATTTGTGGGAAATCATCAGCACGGTCAGCGCACCACGCTCGGTCATGCCCCGGACCAGACCCAGCATGTCGTCGGCCTCGGCGGGCGTCAGCACCGATGTCGGCTCGTCAAGGATCAGGAACCGGCGTCCGAGATAGAGCTGTTTGATGATTTCCAGCTTCTGCTTTTCACCCGCCGACAATTCCCGCACCGGGCGCTCCAGTGGGATCTGGAAGGGCATGGTCGCCATGAAATCTTTGAGCGCCTGGCGCTCTCGCCGCCAGTTGATCATCGCAGGCACGGCATTGCGGCTGATGACCAGGTTTTCCGCGCCGGTCAGCGATGGCACCAGTGTGAAATGCTGGTAGACCATGCCAAGTCCCAGGGCTGCCGCATCGCGGGGCGAGGCGATCTCCACCTCCCGGTCCTCGACCAGCAATTGGCCCGAGGTCTGGCGGTAAAAGCCCATGATGCATTTGACCAGGGTTGATTTGCCCGCGCCGTTTTCGCCTAGCAAGGCGTGAAACGAACCGGCCTGCACCTTGATGGAGACGGCATCCAGGGCGGTGAAGCTGCCGAACCGCATGGTCATGGCGGCGGTCTCGATGCTGATGGCGCTTGCGCTGGGCTTCATATCACGTCCTCCCGCTCGACAATAATTGCCACCGGCCCGCCGCCGGGCGGTCCCTGATGTTCGGCTCCACCAGACACATACAGGTCCGTTTCCCCAAACACGCCAGCCAGCACGCCGCCGACAAAGGCGCGGGCGTGGCGGGTGCCGGAAATGTCGCTATCCTCAAGCATGGTGTGGCGCTTGCCCCGCACTGTTCCACGCGGATCGGGTTCGGCCTTGGCCAGCACGGCACTCAGTTTTCCAAGCGGCATGTCGGACCAGGCGGCCCGCACGCTCGGCGCATCCATGGCGTCGAACATCACCGTATGGGTCATGGCAAATGGCCCGCTCCAGTGATCGCTCATGCCGAGAACGATGATTTCGTGATCGGTCAATTCCACGCCCGCCGAGGTGGAGGCACGTGCAGAATAAAGGTCGAGCGTGCGGCAGATGTCGGTGTCCTTGATATCGTCCATGTCAAGCTCGCCCAGCGCCACGGCGACGCCAAGCGCCGAGGCGCCACGTGAATAACCCATGGATTTCAGCGTCTCGGCAATAACCGTGCGTTTGCCACGCGCCTGCGCTTGCGCCACCCGCGCCGAGGTCAGCAGCGGGCATTTGATCTGCACGAAATGCACGTCCGCCGGATTGTCTATCCCGGCATCAACTATTGCGGCACGCACGCCCTGGGCGACCAGATCCACCTGTTCCTTGCGGCCCAGATGTTCCGGCAGGAGCGAGGCGGTGCGGGCAACGCCGATGGCGAGTGAGCGGTTGGGCGCTGCCTCCACCCGTTCACGGGCAAAAATCGTCCAATGGGGCGACAGCGCCCCTTCGGTGCCGCCGGACATGACGATGGAAACGCCTGTCACACCAAGGCGGGCAAACAGCTGTTCGAATGTGGCTGTCGCAAAGCCACGGGTGAAATCGTTGACGCAGCCA is a genomic window containing:
- a CDS encoding ABC transporter permease is translated as MLALILRRLGGLVLTLAAVSILIFILMDVLPGDPAAVMLGTSASPDTLAALRHELGLDQPLAIRYLHWLAGALTGDLGQSYTYGVPVAGLIGERLTVTLPLAVMAILLSMAIAIPMGVASASRRNSGFDYTAGFLSQLFIAVPGFWVGLLLVLGFSIGLGWMPAGGFAGWQAGFGPALLSLTLPAVALALPQAGVLTRVTRSAVLDVMNEDFVRTARAKGLTRRAALWRHAVPNALVPVMTILGLQFTFLIAGAILIENVFNLPGLGRLAYQALNQRDIIVMQDVVLFFAGLVIIMNFLVDLSYLVLDPRLRGRGK
- a CDS encoding LysR family transcriptional regulator, with translation MHIKALIYFDELVRTRSMRAAAERLNVQPTAFARQIDQLEHYFGTVLIERSSRGIQLTAAGELLAARAGKTLRELNHVHQLIDDLQGLKRGHVTIHANGATVANLLAPTLADFSLVYPNIRFSVTISSAGQAMEALSSAKADMAVTLFSEPDPGIRVRARAQIIYDVIAASHHPAARLVEMTVTELARFPLAVPDGSFGARRAFDAWFSKAGLELDPVFVTGSLEMQRELVLRGAALTLLPAQTVARERRSGELVVIPIAGGAGIRTPIDLCVAGDRQLSFAASKLVDAVERFMREQMGK
- a CDS encoding ABC transporter ATP-binding protein, coding for MTDTSLLDIRMLARDYTSRPLFGKPHNSRALDEVSLTIGRGEIYGIVGESGCGKSTLARLVMALDRPTSGHVLFDGDDLFSLSPEALKRKRQAFQMVFQDPFGSLDPRQTIGRIIAEPLHVLTPKPGKIAIRDKVAAMLESVGLQAGHAQRYPHEFSGGQRQRIAIARALITEPKLVVADEAVSALDLSVQGQVLNLLTDLRRIRGVSFLFITHNLAVVDCIADRVGVMYRGRLVEQGPAHAVFEQPLHPYTKILADAEPSVHRFGRPQKPAPLPDISGDPDIGCAFRARCPLAQTRCTIEPPVLREIMPGREAACHRAEVMAGTDSFIR
- a CDS encoding ABC transporter permease produces the protein MTTTVTTSKPSTRRLTRLFLRPTLLIGGLIIILLVAIALLSLVWTPLPPTRMQIVYKLKPPLVHGLLGTDQLGRDLTSMLMVGAWNSLSTALAAVVLGAGVGTLFGVTVAARRGMVEALTMRINDVIFAIPPILSAMMLGALLGTGRFTAIIAIAVFMVPVFARVTASAALQVWSRDYVLAARAAGKGQVLITVEHVLPNIASQIIVQVAIQLGLAILTEAGLSFLGLGMPPPAPTWGRMLADSQTYLAAAPWLAILPGLAIALTVLGFNMLGDGLRDLLDPREKGRS
- a CDS encoding ABC transporter substrate-binding protein translates to MTLAATTVSLVGPGLATAAQRTLTLGMNIEPTGLDPTVAAPVAIGQVTWQNIFEGLVAIDRDGKIVPQLAKSWEISPDGLTYTFKLQEGVTFHDGEAFDSSVAKFTLDRARGPDSTNGQKRFFSAIDSIETPDKATLVLKLKEPAGSLLYWLGWPASVMVAPKTAADDKTNPIGTGPFKFVSWAKGDRVELAANPDYWNKQVKLGLDKVVFRFIPDAQAQAAALKSGGVDAFPEFSAPELMDSFKDDAKLATVIGNTELKVVAGMNNTRKPFNDKRVRQALMMAIDRSTLVEGAWSGYGTVIGSHYTPNDPGYIDTTKVLPYNPEKAKALLEEAGYPNGFSFTIKTPQMTYAPRSAEIMQAMLAEIGVTMTIEPTEFPGKWVSDVFKGTDYDMTIVAHAEPVDIDIYARDPYYFNYKNPVFNETIKKIQATSDPAAQATLYGQAQQILAEDVPALYLFVMPKLGVWNKKIKGLWENEPIPANVLTDVHWED
- a CDS encoding ABC transporter ATP-binding protein, encoding MSEQPLLSIRDLSISVDLPDGRSTPIIDDLSFDLRAGETLGIVGESGSGKSLASLAVIGLLPRVARPTGQILLDGEDLLSASEDRLCKIRGNRIGMIFQEPLTALNPAMTVGDQIAEGLVWHRGLSWRQARREAVELLDQVRIPDAKRRAVTYPHEMSGGQRQRVGIAIALALKPALMIADEPTTALDVTVQAEVLDILDDLVREYRMALILVSHDLGVIARMCDRTLVLYAGRRMEEGPTRDVLTSPLNPYTRGLLSAVPKRVPGKDGEQGRLATIPGTVPGFAQLPEGCCFSDRCPDVMTECRLTAPGWSRHGEDRGVRCLRAEQGEIRG